A part of Paraliobacillus zengyii genomic DNA contains:
- a CDS encoding DUF4395 domain-containing protein, which translates to MTIPKPLVQLNQSFIVTTVIIALIFVKSLLLLPFIIGVYTLATKQNPIILFGKMFLRKPVTSYQQEDKEQQIFNQWIATICLGVSLLFFTINLNVLGYVFSLMVVLAAGIALMGYCIGCTIRYRYMMWKYNRSKKQSA; encoded by the coding sequence ATGACTATTCCAAAACCATTAGTCCAATTAAATCAATCTTTCATCGTTACTACCGTTATCATCGCATTAATCTTCGTTAAGTCGCTGTTACTTTTACCATTTATAATTGGCGTATATACATTAGCTACAAAACAAAACCCAATTATTCTTTTTGGCAAAATGTTTTTAAGAAAACCAGTAACTAGCTATCAACAAGAAGATAAGGAACAGCAAATCTTCAATCAATGGATAGCAACGATATGTTTAGGAGTATCGCTCTTATTTTTTACTATTAATTTAAATGTTTTAGGATATGTTTTTAGTCTCATGGTTGTATTAGCTGCAGGAATTGCTTTAATGGGATACTGCATTGGTTGTACAATTCGTTATCGCTATATGATGTGGAAATATAATCGTTCCAAAAAACAGTCTGCTTAA